From the genome of Salvelinus alpinus chromosome 19, SLU_Salpinus.1, whole genome shotgun sequence, one region includes:
- the LOC139545195 gene encoding T-box transcription factor TBX1-like isoform X2, translating into MDDSGPLSPKANAFSIASLISAAEQAGNARFDKHRTGLDKQNQHNCYTSFKMHYSTVTREMEAFTTSSLSSLNAPGSYHLSPSPGDPYSQHETHFEPCPAAQHSYNYSGSNPAQAQQSDTGSSNCSSSSPSSTPNSKSLVKKNPKVANINVQLEMKALWDEFNHLGTEMIVTKAGRRMFPTFQVKIFGMDPMADYMLLMDFLPVDDKRYRYAFHSSSWLVAGKADPATPGRVHYHPDSPAKGAQWMKQIVSFDKLKLTNNLLDDNGHIILNSMHRYQPRFHVVYVDPRKDSEKYAEENYKTFVFEETRFTAVTAYQNHRITQLKIASNPFAKGFRDCDPEDWPRNHRPGSLPIMSAFARTRNPMSSPPLQNGSEKEDTRRDYDRDPNGTPIHADPAHQLMSRVLSPALPVQGGLHAVPLTSGRPSPPHDLRIPDGHPLAQDTLHHHPYKYPTSYEHYLGAKTRPSPYPLPGIRGHTYHHHMNPATANMYSTTSAPANYDYGPR; encoded by the exons ATGGACGACAGCGGTCCCCTCTCTCCAAAAGCAAATGCTTTCAGTATAGCCTCTCTGATTTCAGCTGCGGAGCAAGCAGGAAACGCAAGATTTGACAAACACCGCACTGGACTGGACAAGCAAAACCAGCACAACTGTTACACTTCGTTTAAAATGCACTACAGCACTGTCACCAGAGAAATGGAAG CCTTCACGACCAGCAGCCTAAGCAGCCTCAACGCACCGGGGAGTTaccatctctctccgtctcccggGGACCCCTACAGCCAACATGAAACCCACTTTGAGCCATGCCCGGCCGCTCAACACAGCTACAACTACTCGGGGTCGAACCCCGCACAGGCCCAGCAGAGCGACACCGGGTCTTCCAACTGTTCCTCGTCGTCCCCCAGTTCCACACCGAACAGCAAGTCTCTGGTGAAAAAGAACCCTAAGGTGGCCAACATTAACGTTCAGTTGGAGATGAAAGCTTTATGGGATGAATTTAATCACCTGGGAACGGAAATGATCGTTACTAAGGCTGGAAG GCGAATGTTTCCAACATTTCAAGTGAAAATATTTGGAATGGATCCTATGGCAGACTACATGCTGCTAATGGATTTCCTACCAGTCGACGACAAACGATACAG GTATGCTTTTCACAGCTCCTCGTGGCTGGTGGCGGGTAAAGCTGACCCTGCTACTCCCGGGAGAGTTCACTACCACCCAGACTCTCCCGCCAAGGGCGCACAGTGGATGAAGCAGATAGTCTCATTCGATAAACTAAAACTCACTAACAATTTACTGGATGACAATGGACAT ATCATTCTGAACTCAATGCACAGATACCAGCCGAGATTCCACGTCGTCTACGTGGACCCACGCAAAGACAGTGAGAAGTATGCCGAGGAGAATTATAAGACCTTTGTTTTTGAGGAAACACGGTTCACGGCGGTCACAGCGTACCAGAACCACAGG ATAACGCAGCTAAAAATCGCCAGTAATCCTTTCGCAAAGGGCTTCAGGGACTGTGATCCGGAGGACtg GCCCAGGAATCACAGGCCAGGCTCTCTGCCAATTATGAGTGCCTTTGCCAGAACAAGGAATCCAATGTCTTCTCCCCCACTTCAGAACGGCTCAGAGAAAG AGGACACTAGGCGGGACTACGACCGGGACCCCAATGGCACGCCGATACACGCTGACCCCGCCCACCAGCTGATGTCACGTGTCCTCAGCCCTGCCCTCCCCGTCCAAGGAGGCCTCCACGCCGTCCCCCTCACCAGTGGCCGGCCAAGCCCTCCCCACGACCTGCGCATCCCGGACGGCCACCCACTGGCCCAAGACACCCTGCACCACCACCCCTACAAGTACCCCACATCCTACGAACACTACCTGGGGGCTAAGACCCGGCCGTCGCCCTACCCCTTACCCGGCATCAGAGGACACACGTACCACCACCACATGAACCCAGCCACAGCTAACATGTACTCCACAACTAGTGCCCCCGCTAACTATGACTACGGTCCCAGATAA
- the LOC139545195 gene encoding T-box transcription factor TBX1-like isoform X1 produces the protein MDDSGPLSPKANAFSIASLISAAEQAGNARFDKHRTGLDKQNQHNCYTSFKMHYSTVTREMEAISSPWLTQLSHFCDVAAFTTSSLSSLNAPGSYHLSPSPGDPYSQHETHFEPCPAAQHSYNYSGSNPAQAQQSDTGSSNCSSSSPSSTPNSKSLVKKNPKVANINVQLEMKALWDEFNHLGTEMIVTKAGRRMFPTFQVKIFGMDPMADYMLLMDFLPVDDKRYRYAFHSSSWLVAGKADPATPGRVHYHPDSPAKGAQWMKQIVSFDKLKLTNNLLDDNGHIILNSMHRYQPRFHVVYVDPRKDSEKYAEENYKTFVFEETRFTAVTAYQNHRITQLKIASNPFAKGFRDCDPEDWPRNHRPGSLPIMSAFARTRNPMSSPPLQNGSEKEDTRRDYDRDPNGTPIHADPAHQLMSRVLSPALPVQGGLHAVPLTSGRPSPPHDLRIPDGHPLAQDTLHHHPYKYPTSYEHYLGAKTRPSPYPLPGIRGHTYHHHMNPATANMYSTTSAPANYDYGPR, from the exons ATGGACGACAGCGGTCCCCTCTCTCCAAAAGCAAATGCTTTCAGTATAGCCTCTCTGATTTCAGCTGCGGAGCAAGCAGGAAACGCAAGATTTGACAAACACCGCACTGGACTGGACAAGCAAAACCAGCACAACTGTTACACTTCGTTTAAAATGCACTACAGCACTGTCACCAGAGAAATGGAAG CAATATCCAGTCCGTGGCTGACGCAGCTGTCCCATTTTTGCGATGTTGCAGCCTTCACGACCAGCAGCCTAAGCAGCCTCAACGCACCGGGGAGTTaccatctctctccgtctcccggGGACCCCTACAGCCAACATGAAACCCACTTTGAGCCATGCCCGGCCGCTCAACACAGCTACAACTACTCGGGGTCGAACCCCGCACAGGCCCAGCAGAGCGACACCGGGTCTTCCAACTGTTCCTCGTCGTCCCCCAGTTCCACACCGAACAGCAAGTCTCTGGTGAAAAAGAACCCTAAGGTGGCCAACATTAACGTTCAGTTGGAGATGAAAGCTTTATGGGATGAATTTAATCACCTGGGAACGGAAATGATCGTTACTAAGGCTGGAAG GCGAATGTTTCCAACATTTCAAGTGAAAATATTTGGAATGGATCCTATGGCAGACTACATGCTGCTAATGGATTTCCTACCAGTCGACGACAAACGATACAG GTATGCTTTTCACAGCTCCTCGTGGCTGGTGGCGGGTAAAGCTGACCCTGCTACTCCCGGGAGAGTTCACTACCACCCAGACTCTCCCGCCAAGGGCGCACAGTGGATGAAGCAGATAGTCTCATTCGATAAACTAAAACTCACTAACAATTTACTGGATGACAATGGACAT ATCATTCTGAACTCAATGCACAGATACCAGCCGAGATTCCACGTCGTCTACGTGGACCCACGCAAAGACAGTGAGAAGTATGCCGAGGAGAATTATAAGACCTTTGTTTTTGAGGAAACACGGTTCACGGCGGTCACAGCGTACCAGAACCACAGG ATAACGCAGCTAAAAATCGCCAGTAATCCTTTCGCAAAGGGCTTCAGGGACTGTGATCCGGAGGACtg GCCCAGGAATCACAGGCCAGGCTCTCTGCCAATTATGAGTGCCTTTGCCAGAACAAGGAATCCAATGTCTTCTCCCCCACTTCAGAACGGCTCAGAGAAAG AGGACACTAGGCGGGACTACGACCGGGACCCCAATGGCACGCCGATACACGCTGACCCCGCCCACCAGCTGATGTCACGTGTCCTCAGCCCTGCCCTCCCCGTCCAAGGAGGCCTCCACGCCGTCCCCCTCACCAGTGGCCGGCCAAGCCCTCCCCACGACCTGCGCATCCCGGACGGCCACCCACTGGCCCAAGACACCCTGCACCACCACCCCTACAAGTACCCCACATCCTACGAACACTACCTGGGGGCTAAGACCCGGCCGTCGCCCTACCCCTTACCCGGCATCAGAGGACACACGTACCACCACCACATGAACCCAGCCACAGCTAACATGTACTCCACAACTAGTGCCCCCGCTAACTATGACTACGGTCCCAGATAA